CTGTTGAACCACTTGACCTTGCCGGTAGGCACGTCTGTCCTCGTCCTCGTGCTCGTCGGGAAATTGCTCGGATAACTGCGTGGAAACGGCTCTTGATAGCACTTGGGCGGGTCGTCCTGACCCGCCGGTACCAAGGCTAATGCTCTTCAGGCGACTGACAAGACGTCCCTCGGTTGTTCCCCAGGGCTGGGAACTACCCTGGTCGAGTGCGTGAACAAACCCAATCGAATTCCGCCGCGCCCGGTGACCGACTGATCCGCGCCGGTGCGATCGTCTTCTTCGTCGGTACGGTGGCCACTCTGGTCACCGTGGCCCCGCTGCTGCTGGGGACGACGCCGTTCCCCACCTACATGTTCGGCCTGAGCATGCTGATGGGCGTGGGCTTCCTGATCGCCGGGGCGGGGGTGTTCCAGTCGATCGCGGCCGGGCGCCGTCAGGCCCGCGCGGCGGCCGCCCCGTCGCCCTCGCCGTCCCCGTAGCCCGCGAGCCACTCCGGGAACTCCGTCAGGTCGGCGAGGACCACGTCCGCGCCGGCCGCGCGCAGTTCCTCGGCACCGCACGGGCCGCTGGCCACCGCCACGGAGCGGGCGCCCGCGGCCCGGGCTCCGCGGACGTCGCCGACGTGGTCGCCGACGTAGACGTCCGCGCCGTGCTCGCGCAGCGCGACGGCCTTCTGCTCGGCCCACAGGTTGCCCACCACGGCGTCGGGCTCGATGCCGAGGTGCGCCAGGTGCAGCTTGGCGTTGGGTTCGTACTTGGCGGTGACGACGAGCGTCCGCCCGCCGGCCGCGCGTACGGCGGCGACGGCCTCCCGGGCGCCGGGCAGCGCGAGCGTCGGCTCGATCGCGTAGGACGGGTACATCTCCCGGTAGAGGTCGGCGGTGGCGGCGATCTCCTCGGCCGGGAACCAGTTGGCCAGCTCCTCCACGAGCGGCGGCCCCAGCCGCGTGACGGCCAGGTCGGCGTCGACGTACGTCCCCGTCCGCTCACTCAGCGCCAGGTAGCAGGCCCGGATGCCGGGCCGCGAGTCGATCAGCGTCATGTCGAGATCGAAGCCGACGGTGGGGGCGGTACGGGTGGTGAAGGCCATGGCCCCCATTGTGCAGGTCCCACCCGGCACCCCCGGCGGGCCCTCCCCTGCCGACGGCCCACGGCGAGCCGCCCCGCTCAGCCCCGCGGGCGGCGGGAGTGCCAGAGCAGGTACAGGGCCGTGGCGACGGCGGCGCCGCGGAGGACCCAGGGCCAGGTCTCGGTGATCGCGTCGTTCATGTGGCCCTCGGCGATCGGGTCGCCCCAGCGGCCCTCCGTGCGGCCCCACAGCCAGACCACACCGGCGGCGGCGACCGTGCCGGGCAGGCCCAGCACCGCCCACTTCGACTGGGCCGCGGTCAGGCGGCGTGACAGGTAGGCGATCAGCCAGCCCAGGCCCAGGGCGACGAGGTTGCCGAGGACGGCGCCGATGACCAGGAGCGCGGCGGCGAGCAGCAGCAGGGGGTTGTTCCAGCCGCCGCCGGGCCGGGGCCGGGCCCGGCGAAGCAGCCTCCGCGTCCTTCCCGCCGGGGCGGGCTCCACGACCTGCTCCACCACGGCGGGCTTCGCGTCGGTGGCGTCCTTCTTCTCCGCCTCGTCCTCCGGCTTCGGCGGCGGCTTGAGCAGCTCGGGGATCTCCACCCCGCCGACGAACCCGGGCACGCTGTCGCCCATGGCGCCGAACGCGCCGCCCTCCACCCGCCACCAGTCCGGCTGCGGACCGCGGCCGCCGCCTCCCAGCTCCTGCGCGCTCGCCACATGGGGTGGGGAGGCGGCCGGCTGTTCGGGCGGGGGTTCGGGCGCGTTCCGCCGCAGGCCCTTGCGGCGCTCGGCCCTGCGGGGGCCCGTGTCCCGCTGCTCGGGCACCGCGGTCGGCGGCGGCACCGGCGCCGGGCGGACCCCGCTCGTGCCGCCCGCCGCGTCGACGAGGTCGTCGGGGCTGCCGAGCCGGTCCAGGATGCGCCGGACGGCGGCGGGACTGTCCACGGTGGTCCTGGCCCGGTGCCGGTCGATCTCGTTGCGCAGCTCGGAGACCAGCCGCATGCGCGCGGCCGACGGCAGCTGCCGCTGCTGGGCCACGTCGCCGACGCGGCTCAGATACTCGTAGACGACCTGGTCGCTCTCGATCCCCACGGATCCCTCCGGGGCGGTGTGTTGTGGTAGCCCGTCGCACGAAGGTACCGAATCCTCCCGTGGGCGGCGGACACCCCGCGCACGGCACCGGCGCACGCGACCCCCCGCCGTCACCCCCACCCGCTAACGTGGGCCGGATGAGCACCGAGGAGAAGTCCGCGGCCCCCCGGTCCCTC
The Streptomyces sp. NBC_01723 genome window above contains:
- a CDS encoding HAD family hydrolase, yielding MAFTTRTAPTVGFDLDMTLIDSRPGIRACYLALSERTGTYVDADLAVTRLGPPLVEELANWFPAEEIAATADLYREMYPSYAIEPTLALPGAREAVAAVRAAGGRTLVVTAKYEPNAKLHLAHLGIEPDAVVGNLWAEQKAVALREHGADVYVGDHVGDVRGARAAGARSVAVASGPCGAEELRAAGADVVLADLTEFPEWLAGYGDGEGDGAAAARA